In the genome of Sardina pilchardus chromosome 14, fSarPil1.1, whole genome shotgun sequence, one region contains:
- the LOC134100720 gene encoding high mobility group nucleosome-binding domain-containing protein 5-like isoform X1, giving the protein MNKISHSANFTAEGDSTKSRIEERDGSPKDLQERMRTALRAFQGGRKPRWLSGWRQNRLEPLNMEDIRAGEDLQIQARENLPDTKEREELHETQVGEDLHETQDREHLHETQDREDLHETQVGEDLHETQDREDLHETQTAEELHESASWVMTYGQMWQAMAQQGDSVNCREDLHATQAREDIEPAEPASWVMKYGQMWHKMAQQDGPVLHREDLHATQAGEDLQAIEPASKNEKSLPDVAKNSPVDGPAF; this is encoded by the exons ATGAACAAGATAAGCCACTCAGCTAACTTTACAGCTGAAGGGGACAGCACTAAGAGCAGGATAGAAGAGAGGGACGGATCTCCTAAAGATCTCCAGGAGAGAATGCGGACTGCTCTGCGGGCTTTTCAAGGGGGGCGCAAGCCTCGCTGGCTGAGTGGCTGGAGACAAAACCGCTTGGAACCTCTAAACATGGAGGACATTCGGGCTGGGGAGGATCTTCAGATTCAGGCCAGAGAGAACCTCCCTGACactaaggagagagaggaactccATGAGACTCAAGTTGGAGAGGATCTCCATGAGACTCAGGACAGAGAGCATCTCCATGAGACTCAGGACAGAGAGGATCTCCATGAGACTCAAGTTGGAGAGGATCTCCATGAGACTCAGGACAGAGAGGATCTCCATGAGACTCAGACAGCAGAAGAGCTCCATGAATCAGCAA GCTGGGTTATGACCTATGGCCAGATGTGGCAAGCAATGGCCCAGCAAGGTGACTCTGTCAACTGCAGAGAGGACCTCCATGCCACTCAGGCCAGGGAGGATATTGAACCTGCTGAACCAGCAA GCTGGGTTATGAAATATGGCCAGATGTGGCACAAAATGGCCCAGCAAGATGGCCCTGTCCTCCACAGAGAGGATCTCCATGCTACTCAGGCCGGAGAGGATCTCCAGGCTATTGAACCAGCAAGTAAGAACGAAAAGA GCTTGCCAGATGTGGCAAAAAATAGTCCAGTAGATGGCCCTGCCTTCTAA
- the LOC134100720 gene encoding high mobility group nucleosome-binding domain-containing protein 5-like isoform X2, whose protein sequence is MNKISHSANFTAEGDSTKSRIEERDGSPKDLQERMRTALRAFQGGRKPRWLSGWRQNRLEPLNMEDIRAGEDLQIQARENLPDTKEREELHETQVGEDLHETQDREHLHETQDREDLHETQVGEDLHETQDREDLHETQTAEELHESASWVMTYGQMWQAMAQQGDSVNCREDLHATQAREDIEPAEPASWVMKYGQMWHKMAQQDGPVLHREDLHATQAGEDLQAIEPASLPDVAKNSPVDGPAF, encoded by the exons ATGAACAAGATAAGCCACTCAGCTAACTTTACAGCTGAAGGGGACAGCACTAAGAGCAGGATAGAAGAGAGGGACGGATCTCCTAAAGATCTCCAGGAGAGAATGCGGACTGCTCTGCGGGCTTTTCAAGGGGGGCGCAAGCCTCGCTGGCTGAGTGGCTGGAGACAAAACCGCTTGGAACCTCTAAACATGGAGGACATTCGGGCTGGGGAGGATCTTCAGATTCAGGCCAGAGAGAACCTCCCTGACactaaggagagagaggaactccATGAGACTCAAGTTGGAGAGGATCTCCATGAGACTCAGGACAGAGAGCATCTCCATGAGACTCAGGACAGAGAGGATCTCCATGAGACTCAAGTTGGAGAGGATCTCCATGAGACTCAGGACAGAGAGGATCTCCATGAGACTCAGACAGCAGAAGAGCTCCATGAATCAGCAA GCTGGGTTATGACCTATGGCCAGATGTGGCAAGCAATGGCCCAGCAAGGTGACTCTGTCAACTGCAGAGAGGACCTCCATGCCACTCAGGCCAGGGAGGATATTGAACCTGCTGAACCAGCAA GCTGGGTTATGAAATATGGCCAGATGTGGCACAAAATGGCCCAGCAAGATGGCCCTGTCCTCCACAGAGAGGATCTCCATGCTACTCAGGCCGGAGAGGATCTCCAGGCTATTGAACCAGCAA GCTTGCCAGATGTGGCAAAAAATAGTCCAGTAGATGGCCCTGCCTTCTAA